A section of the Pseudomonas tritici genome encodes:
- a CDS encoding response regulator translates to MDCTTLLLIDDHPLFRKGLAQLFDASGDFEVVGQAASGREGINLAVSLTPQQVLLDLHMPGLSGLQVLDELRQLRLDCQVVVLTASMDRAELLTALRLGASGYVLKETEPDALLAYMRNCHKGAIVLDSTLIALLADQAEPSPSCDPIDSGNLTEREGQTLALIAAGMSNKQIGRELGISDGTVKIYVRSLLQKLGLHSRLELAAWVHSGALMKHEERH, encoded by the coding sequence ATGGACTGCACGACCTTATTACTGATCGATGATCACCCGTTGTTTCGCAAGGGCCTGGCGCAGTTATTCGATGCCAGCGGCGACTTCGAAGTGGTGGGGCAGGCGGCCAGCGGCCGAGAGGGCATCAACCTAGCCGTGAGCCTGACGCCGCAACAGGTGCTGCTGGATTTGCACATGCCCGGCCTCAGCGGTTTGCAGGTACTGGACGAACTGCGCCAGTTGCGCCTGGATTGCCAGGTGGTGGTGCTCACCGCCTCCATGGACCGCGCCGAGTTGCTCACGGCCTTGCGCCTGGGCGCCAGCGGTTATGTGCTAAAGGAAACCGAGCCGGATGCATTGCTGGCGTATATGCGCAACTGTCACAAGGGCGCGATCGTACTGGACTCGACCCTGATTGCCTTGCTCGCCGACCAGGCTGAGCCGTCGCCGTCGTGCGACCCCATCGACAGCGGCAACCTCACCGAGCGCGAAGGCCAGACCCTGGCGCTGATCGCCGCCGGCATGAGCAATAAACAGATCGGCCGCGAACTGGGAATCAGCGACGGCACGGTGAAGATCTACGTGCGCAGCCTGCTGCAGAAACTCGGCCTGCATTCGCGCCTGGAGCTGGCGGCCTGGGTGCACAGCGGCGCCTTGATGAAACACGAGGAGCGCCACTAG